In one Chitinophaga sancti genomic region, the following are encoded:
- a CDS encoding energy transducer TonB, whose amino-acid sequence MLVTLLLGYLSMKMDTLPIGNCKLERDRILEEWVVREPEVAPVFPGGQDSLISFFSRNLHIPYREDIEQPYYASSFPMFVIDTSGYIKKIGFMSYRNPYTLLDSAVQKVIVKMPQWKPGMCNGVKVPVLFMLPVRL is encoded by the coding sequence ATGTTAGTCACCTTATTATTAGGGTATTTGTCTATGAAGATGGATACACTGCCGATAGGCAATTGCAAATTGGAAAGGGATCGGATACTGGAGGAGTGGGTGGTGCGGGAACCTGAAGTGGCGCCTGTTTTTCCGGGTGGGCAGGATTCCCTGATCAGCTTTTTTTCCAGGAATTTACATATCCCTTACCGGGAGGATATTGAGCAGCCATATTATGCATCAAGTTTTCCAATGTTTGTGATAGATACAAGTGGATATATCAAAAAGATAGGATTCATGAGTTATCGTAATCCGTACACCTTGCTGGATAGTGCCGTGCAGAAGGTGATTGTGAAGATGCCACAGTGGAAGCCGGGGATGTGTAATGGGGTGAAGGTGCCCGTGTTGTTTATGTTACCCGTGAGGTTGTAA
- a CDS encoding glycoside hydrolase family 35 protein encodes MSALALLSCQMVQAQVKHTFALSRSEFLLDGKPYQIISGELHPARIPKEYWRHRIQMAKAMGCNTIAAYVFWNYLEQEEGTFDFSSENRNVAEFIKIAQQEGLWVLLRPGPYVCGEWEFGGLPPYLLRTPDIKVRCMDPRYMAAVARYVKALSEQVKPLLVTNGGPILMVQVENEYGSYANDKQYLYKLKELWEQNGINVPFYTADGPVDPLLEAGSVPGAAIGLDSGGSEGDFDAAKRQNPDVPSFSSESYPGWLTHWGEKFAHPDTSGILKEVRFLLNTNRSFNLYVIHGGTNFGYTAGANSGGKGYEPDLTTYDYDAPINEQGVPTAKYMALRNLIASYTKKKLPAIPAPIPATVVANFEVKPYASVWENLPAPVASVQPKTFEAYGQDYGFMVYKTKLIGRKYGTLKITDLHDYATVFLNGKYVGKIDRHLGENSINLPKSDVKDPILEIFVEAMGRINFAQELIDRKGITERVTLEGMTLMDWQVYGVPMKDGFVSKLKPGADTSRPGIFFKATFTMNTVADTYLDMSNFKKGIVWVNGHNLGRYWEIGPQKRLYCPAPWLKKGENEIVVFDLLQTNAATIGGTKTLE; translated from the coding sequence ATGAGCGCACTCGCGCTCCTCAGCTGTCAAATGGTACAGGCCCAGGTAAAGCACACCTTTGCCCTGTCCAGGAGTGAATTCCTCCTCGATGGCAAACCTTACCAGATCATCAGTGGTGAATTACACCCTGCCCGTATTCCCAAAGAATACTGGCGTCACCGTATCCAGATGGCCAAAGCCATGGGTTGCAACACAATCGCTGCCTACGTATTCTGGAACTATCTCGAACAGGAAGAAGGCACTTTCGACTTTTCATCGGAAAACCGCAACGTTGCTGAATTTATCAAAATCGCTCAGCAGGAAGGTCTGTGGGTGCTCCTCCGCCCGGGACCATACGTTTGCGGAGAATGGGAATTTGGTGGCTTACCACCTTACCTGCTCCGTACACCTGATATCAAAGTACGCTGTATGGATCCCCGCTACATGGCAGCCGTGGCGCGCTATGTAAAAGCCCTCAGCGAACAGGTGAAACCTCTCCTGGTAACCAACGGTGGTCCTATCCTGATGGTGCAGGTAGAGAACGAATATGGTAGCTATGCCAACGATAAACAATACCTCTACAAACTGAAGGAACTCTGGGAACAAAATGGGATCAATGTACCTTTCTACACTGCCGACGGTCCGGTAGATCCTTTGCTGGAAGCTGGCTCCGTACCAGGTGCTGCCATCGGTCTTGACTCCGGTGGTTCCGAAGGCGACTTCGATGCCGCTAAACGCCAGAACCCTGATGTACCTTCTTTCAGCAGTGAATCTTACCCAGGATGGTTAACACACTGGGGCGAGAAATTTGCACATCCTGATACCTCCGGTATCCTGAAAGAGGTAAGGTTCCTGCTCAATACCAATCGTTCTTTCAACCTCTATGTAATCCATGGTGGTACGAACTTTGGGTACACTGCCGGTGCTAACTCCGGTGGCAAAGGGTATGAGCCGGACCTGACTACTTACGATTACGATGCGCCTATCAATGAACAGGGCGTTCCTACCGCAAAATACATGGCGCTGCGTAATCTCATCGCCAGCTATACGAAAAAGAAACTGCCAGCTATCCCGGCACCGATACCTGCTACCGTTGTGGCAAATTTCGAAGTAAAACCTTATGCCAGCGTGTGGGAAAACCTGCCCGCACCTGTAGCTTCTGTACAGCCTAAAACTTTTGAAGCTTATGGCCAGGACTATGGTTTCATGGTTTACAAAACGAAACTGATCGGCCGTAAATATGGCACATTGAAAATTACTGACCTGCATGACTATGCCACCGTATTCCTGAATGGTAAATACGTAGGTAAAATAGATCGTCACCTGGGAGAAAACAGTATAAATCTGCCTAAGAGTGATGTGAAGGACCCGATCCTGGAAATCTTTGTAGAGGCAATGGGCCGAATCAACTTCGCGCAGGAACTCATCGACCGCAAGGGTATCACTGAGCGTGTAACCCTTGAAGGTATGACCCTGATGGACTGGCAGGTATACGGCGTACCAATGAAAGATGGCTTCGTTTCAAAGCTGAAACCAGGTGCTGACACCAGCCGTCCTGGTATCTTCTTCAAAGCAACTTTCACAATGAACACCGTGGCTGATACTTACCTGGACATGAGTAATTTCAAGAAAGGAATTGTATGGGTCAATGGCCATAACCTGGGTCGTTACTGGGAAATCGGTCCGCAGAAACGCCTGTATTGCCCTGCTCCATGGCTGAAAAAAGGAGAGAATGAAATCGTGGTGTTTGATTTGTTGCAGACAAATGCAGCGACTATAGGTGGTACGAAAACTTTGGAATAA
- a CDS encoding glycoside hydrolase family 97 protein → MKFHLWLACTFLLGSVSAIHAQKKFTLRSPDKSVTLTVAVGSTVTYTVSQDNKTLIGSSVVSFNNSNYKVSKATQSSHQGKLTPVVKQKTAVIEDRYNELHIDFSNVLSLEWRAYDNGIAWHWISHEKGAYKVKDEQAEFNMDKAGKAWYPQEDGFYSHNERKYIPYTISEIGDNKLASLPALFEVNGTKLLITESGLYHYAGMWLRGGNTIHAVFPQYPKELKLTGDRDEQVVSRQDYIADLNGPQEFPWRVVMIARNDADLLTNQLVYQVAPEAKGDYSWVKPGKVQWDWWHYNNVYDVDFRAGINNDTYKYYIDFAAKNGIEYVLLDEGWCSTTDLFSLVPDINVKELVAYAKKRHVDILLWTSWMVLNQQMQPALDTFAAWGVKGIKVDFMQRDDQLMVAYYEKVATEAAKRHLLVDFHGAYKPIGWLRTHPNVLTSEGVLGNENSKFGNQIDPVHTTTLPFIRQAAGPMDFTPGGMLNVQKDAWSAQPAEPMTLGTRCNQLAMYVIFESPLQMLCDIPTHYIREPEAMELLSKVPVEWARTIPLQAKIGEYVVMARQALNGDWYIAGMTNWEAREVNVDLSFLPVGTYQMELWKDGLNADRNAKDFKLEKRAIANGAHLPLKLAQGGGFVIRLTK, encoded by the coding sequence ATGAAATTCCACCTATGGCTTGCATGTACATTCCTGTTAGGGAGTGTCTCCGCCATTCATGCACAAAAGAAATTTACGTTACGTTCTCCAGACAAGTCCGTAACACTGACCGTTGCTGTCGGGTCTACAGTCACCTACACGGTATCACAGGATAACAAGACATTGATCGGTTCATCCGTGGTTTCATTCAATAACAGTAACTATAAGGTAAGCAAGGCTACACAAAGTTCGCATCAGGGCAAACTCACGCCTGTTGTGAAGCAAAAGACGGCGGTCATTGAGGATCGATACAATGAGCTTCATATCGATTTTAGCAATGTATTATCGCTCGAATGGCGGGCATATGATAATGGGATTGCCTGGCATTGGATCAGCCACGAAAAAGGCGCTTACAAGGTAAAAGATGAGCAGGCGGAGTTCAATATGGACAAGGCCGGGAAAGCCTGGTATCCGCAGGAGGATGGATTCTATTCTCATAACGAGCGGAAATACATTCCTTATACCATTAGTGAAATAGGCGATAATAAACTGGCAAGTCTGCCGGCATTGTTCGAAGTGAATGGCACGAAATTACTCATTACAGAATCCGGCCTGTATCATTATGCGGGCATGTGGTTACGTGGCGGGAATACTATTCACGCCGTGTTTCCACAATATCCGAAGGAGTTGAAATTAACAGGAGACAGGGATGAGCAGGTAGTATCCAGGCAGGATTATATTGCTGATTTAAATGGTCCGCAGGAGTTCCCATGGAGAGTGGTAATGATTGCGCGTAATGATGCCGACCTGCTGACGAATCAGCTGGTGTACCAGGTAGCGCCGGAGGCAAAGGGTGATTATAGCTGGGTAAAGCCGGGGAAAGTGCAGTGGGATTGGTGGCATTACAACAATGTATATGATGTAGATTTCAGGGCAGGAATCAATAATGATACGTACAAGTATTATATAGATTTTGCCGCAAAGAACGGGATTGAATATGTATTGCTGGATGAGGGCTGGTGCAGTACCACGGACCTGTTTAGCCTCGTGCCGGATATCAATGTAAAAGAACTGGTGGCGTATGCAAAGAAACGTCATGTAGATATCTTGTTATGGACCAGCTGGATGGTATTGAACCAACAAATGCAACCGGCGCTGGATACCTTTGCTGCATGGGGTGTGAAGGGGATCAAGGTGGATTTTATGCAGCGGGATGACCAGCTGATGGTGGCGTATTATGAGAAGGTAGCGACAGAGGCGGCAAAGCGTCATCTGTTGGTAGATTTTCACGGGGCGTATAAACCAATTGGTTGGTTGCGTACGCATCCGAATGTACTGACATCAGAAGGTGTGTTGGGGAATGAGAACAGTAAATTTGGGAACCAGATAGATCCTGTACATACCACTACCCTGCCCTTTATCAGGCAGGCAGCGGGGCCGATGGACTTTACACCGGGTGGAATGCTGAATGTACAGAAAGATGCATGGAGTGCACAGCCGGCAGAGCCGATGACGCTGGGCACAAGGTGTAATCAGTTAGCCATGTACGTTATATTCGAAAGCCCCCTGCAGATGTTGTGCGATATACCTACGCATTATATACGTGAACCGGAGGCCATGGAGTTGCTGAGTAAGGTACCTGTGGAATGGGCCAGGACGATACCATTGCAGGCGAAGATAGGCGAATATGTGGTGATGGCAAGACAGGCATTAAATGGGGATTGGTATATAGCGGGCATGACGAACTGGGAGGCGAGAGAGGTGAATGTGGATCTGTCATTTTTACCGGTGGGTACATACCAGATGGAGTTGTGGAAGGATGGGCTGAATGCGGACAGGAATGCGAAGGATTTTAAACTGGAGAAGAGAGCGATAGCAAATGGGGCGCATTTGCCGCTGAAGCTGGCGCAGGGAGGTGGATTTGTGATCAGGTTGACGAAATGA
- a CDS encoding glycoside hydrolase family 88/105 protein, with amino-acid sequence MNYRTQFRVLIATVALFVNLGGTFGQKIFKEWPLGSEPNVIGPYVANHYVASNFDNFGSSEPPTSITYPEVLTWYGALQMAKVTSDKALVEKLALRYEPLVAQAHHMMPAPDMMEHSVFGAIPLELYLQTNQNRYLDVGKPFADQQWELPEGPKPEQQVLAGRGLSWQSRMVVEDMFLFTLVQTQAFRATGTKEYINRAATELTVYIDALQQAGGLFNQSNDVPIYWGRGNGWAAASMALILNYLPAENPNRAHILDSYKKMMAALKQYMTPDYKWGQIIDDEKSWTENSGSAMFTYALVMGVKRKWLEDDAYGMLARNAWMAIVKGLNEAGDLKDVCEETKKKNDPNYYLNREKVTGSLVGQAPVLWTAALLLDK; translated from the coding sequence ATGAATTATCGAACACAATTCCGGGTTTTGATCGCTACTGTAGCGTTGTTCGTGAATCTGGGAGGGACATTTGGCCAGAAGATATTTAAGGAATGGCCCCTTGGTAGTGAGCCAAACGTTATTGGCCCATATGTAGCTAATCACTATGTAGCATCTAACTTTGACAATTTTGGCTCTTCCGAGCCCCCAACTTCCATTACCTATCCTGAAGTACTGACCTGGTACGGCGCCCTGCAGATGGCGAAAGTGACCAGTGACAAGGCGCTGGTAGAAAAACTGGCACTCAGGTATGAACCACTCGTGGCACAGGCACACCACATGATGCCTGCTCCCGATATGATGGAGCACAGCGTATTTGGCGCAATTCCACTGGAACTCTATCTGCAAACCAACCAAAACCGTTACCTGGACGTGGGTAAGCCTTTTGCTGACCAGCAGTGGGAGCTGCCTGAGGGTCCTAAACCGGAACAACAGGTATTAGCAGGCAGAGGCCTTTCCTGGCAGTCACGTATGGTGGTGGAGGATATGTTCCTTTTCACCCTGGTACAGACACAGGCATTCAGGGCTACCGGTACCAAAGAATACATTAATAGGGCGGCGACGGAGCTGACCGTATACATAGATGCTTTACAACAGGCAGGTGGCTTGTTCAACCAGTCTAATGATGTTCCTATTTACTGGGGCCGTGGCAATGGCTGGGCGGCAGCAAGCATGGCATTAATTCTCAACTACTTACCTGCTGAGAATCCAAACCGTGCACACATCCTGGACAGCTATAAGAAAATGATGGCTGCCCTGAAGCAGTACATGACCCCTGATTACAAATGGGGCCAGATCATTGACGATGAAAAGTCCTGGACGGAAAATTCCGGGAGCGCAATGTTTACCTATGCACTTGTGATGGGTGTGAAAAGAAAATGGCTGGAGGACGACGCTTATGGCATGCTGGCCAGGAATGCCTGGATGGCGATTGTAAAAGGCCTGAATGAAGCCGGTGATCTGAAGGATGTGTGTGAGGAAACCAAAAAGAAAAACGATCCAAATTATTACCTCAACAGGGAGAAAGTGACGGGGAGCCTGGTAGGTCAGGCACCGGTGTTATGGACGGCTGCCCTGCTGCTGGACAAGTAA
- a CDS encoding CBS domain-containing protein, translating into MGTVRDILQAKGHAVYSIHPDITVFEALSVLVDKNVGALIVLDNDKVCGIFSERDYARRVIVKGRASKETLIREIMTENPISVTENDSIEDCMVKMTEKHIRHLPVIDHQGRLIGMISIGDVVKYIINEQKYIINNLEGYIKGTR; encoded by the coding sequence ATGGGAACAGTACGCGATATTCTGCAAGCCAAAGGTCACGCAGTGTACTCCATCCATCCCGACATTACCGTTTTCGAAGCACTCAGTGTGCTCGTTGACAAAAATGTCGGAGCACTCATTGTACTTGACAATGATAAAGTCTGCGGGATTTTTTCTGAACGTGACTATGCCCGCAGGGTGATCGTCAAAGGCCGCGCCTCCAAAGAAACCCTGATCAGGGAGATCATGACAGAAAACCCGATATCGGTCACCGAAAATGATTCTATTGAGGATTGTATGGTGAAAATGACTGAAAAACACATCCGCCACCTTCCGGTTATTGACCATCAGGGCAGGCTAATAGGGATGATCTCCATAGGTGATGTGGTCAAGTACATTATCAATGAACAAAAATACATTATTAATAACCTCGAAGGTTATATCAAAGGTACCAGATAA
- a CDS encoding outer membrane beta-barrel protein — translation MKKLVLLILLSYCGYRECHAQNVNGKISVKVIDDKGHSLPFASVVLRHTKDSSLVKGELSAADGSASFENITSGHYFVQSSLVGYQTAYTPAFSIDPTHTAVQFPNMTLSSSSKDLKGVTISAQKPFIERKEGATVLNVESSVAAAGSNVLDVLRRAPGVQVDKDDNILLKGNGGVTVMLDGKLTYLSGEQLANLLKSLPAETVSQIEIMTSPSAKYDAAGNSGIINIKTKKGVATGVNGSLNGSGGFGRYGFYNAGLNLNWRTEKFNVFGSYNHSDRHFFNERLATRVVNGDNKEAAQFFSAPQFGKRNHIGNQYKLGFDYFISPKHTVGVLLNGYNNFFRSNVSNTTNIYRLGNRTLDSSLNSVTTNDHNFNSNTINVNYKGQLDTLGTEISVDADYVSLGYHRRLYMNDSMYYPGNPAYKNPHTIRNFTTTKMTIKSIKGDLVLPFNKTTKLETGVKGSFVTTDNVLQYDSLYEGKYIPALSQSNHFIYTENVLAAYGIIKKSFSGGTDAQLGLRVEGTTSKGYSVTYNSVEKRNYVSFFPNLTVDHSFSKDHKLGISFARRISRPEYEDLNPFIFYSDRYTYGRGNPYLKPEFTNIVELTYTFKQQYIVSVSYDRTKDFISEFLEQNDSTKVTWSYDKNYDHKQGWHLTLTVPVTATKWWNINNTLNLNYNYFRLQDVGMDIVNSAIGAHFETTSTFTLPGNWKVELNAYGGTPFQWGVWKGKAYYAIGGGVQKTLLDKRLNMKLNFTDVTNGDQFRGSAVYGNVDFHIHNQWQNRTATLSATYSFGNSKIKGARDRQTATSAEAKRSGG, via the coding sequence ATGAAAAAACTCGTTTTGCTTATTCTGCTTAGCTACTGTGGCTACAGGGAATGCCATGCTCAAAATGTAAATGGAAAGATTAGTGTGAAAGTGATAGATGATAAGGGGCACTCCCTGCCATTTGCCAGTGTTGTACTTCGGCACACAAAAGATTCCAGCCTGGTAAAGGGAGAACTGAGTGCTGCGGATGGCAGTGCCAGTTTTGAAAATATCACCAGTGGCCATTACTTTGTCCAGTCCTCCTTAGTGGGGTATCAGACAGCTTATACACCGGCCTTCTCCATTGACCCCACACATACCGCTGTTCAGTTTCCGAACATGACGCTGTCCAGCTCTTCAAAAGATTTAAAGGGTGTGACCATCTCTGCCCAGAAACCTTTTATTGAAAGAAAAGAGGGTGCCACTGTTTTGAATGTAGAAAGCAGCGTGGCTGCGGCAGGCAGTAATGTACTGGATGTACTGCGCCGTGCGCCGGGGGTGCAGGTTGATAAAGACGATAATATTTTATTGAAAGGAAATGGTGGGGTAACCGTCATGCTCGATGGAAAACTCACCTACCTGAGTGGCGAACAACTCGCCAATTTGCTGAAAAGTTTGCCGGCAGAAACAGTCTCACAAATTGAGATTATGACTTCTCCTTCCGCCAAATATGATGCTGCCGGCAACTCTGGGATTATTAATATTAAAACAAAAAAAGGTGTCGCTACCGGTGTAAACGGCTCCCTGAATGGTAGTGGCGGGTTTGGCCGGTACGGCTTCTATAATGCCGGCTTAAACCTGAACTGGCGAACTGAAAAGTTCAACGTGTTTGGCAGTTACAATCATAGCGACCGGCATTTTTTTAATGAAAGGCTGGCTACCAGAGTGGTGAACGGTGATAATAAGGAGGCAGCACAATTCTTTTCTGCACCACAGTTTGGAAAGCGAAACCATATCGGCAACCAATATAAACTGGGCTTTGATTATTTCATTAGCCCCAAACATACCGTGGGCGTATTGCTGAACGGGTATAACAATTTCTTTCGCAGCAATGTGAGTAATACCACGAATATTTATCGCTTAGGCAACCGTACCCTGGATTCATCTTTGAATTCAGTGACCACCAATGATCATAATTTTAATTCCAATACCATCAACGTCAATTATAAAGGTCAGCTGGATACACTTGGTACGGAGATCAGTGTAGATGCGGATTATGTCAGCTTAGGCTATCACCGCAGGTTGTACATGAATGATAGTATGTACTATCCGGGAAATCCTGCGTATAAGAATCCTCATACGATCAGGAATTTCACCACCACCAAAATGACCATCAAAAGTATTAAGGGGGATTTAGTACTGCCTTTTAACAAAACGACCAAACTGGAAACGGGTGTAAAGGGCAGTTTTGTTACGACCGACAACGTACTCCAGTACGATTCATTATATGAAGGGAAATACATTCCCGCATTGTCGCAGAGCAATCATTTTATTTACACGGAAAATGTACTGGCAGCATACGGCATCATCAAAAAATCTTTCAGCGGGGGTACGGATGCCCAGCTGGGGCTGCGGGTAGAAGGAACTACTTCAAAAGGATATTCAGTGACCTATAATTCAGTTGAGAAAAGGAACTATGTAAGTTTCTTCCCCAACCTGACAGTAGATCATTCTTTTAGCAAGGATCATAAACTGGGAATCAGCTTTGCCCGGCGTATCAGCAGACCGGAATATGAGGACCTGAATCCGTTTATATTCTATTCTGACAGGTACACCTATGGCAGGGGAAATCCTTACCTGAAACCGGAGTTTACGAATATCGTGGAGCTCACTTACACCTTTAAGCAACAGTATATCGTGAGTGTAAGTTATGACAGGACTAAGGATTTCATTTCTGAGTTCTTAGAGCAGAATGATTCTACAAAGGTGACCTGGAGTTATGATAAGAACTATGATCACAAACAGGGCTGGCATTTGACACTGACTGTGCCGGTGACTGCGACGAAATGGTGGAATATTAACAATACCCTCAATCTGAATTACAACTATTTCAGGCTGCAGGATGTAGGAATGGATATTGTGAATTCAGCAATTGGGGCACATTTTGAGACCACTTCTACCTTTACATTGCCGGGCAACTGGAAGGTGGAGCTGAATGCCTATGGGGGTACACCTTTCCAGTGGGGAGTATGGAAAGGCAAGGCCTATTATGCAATCGGTGGCGGGGTACAAAAGACACTGCTTGATAAACGCCTGAATATGAAACTGAACTTTACGGATGTGACGAATGGAGATCAGTTCAGGGGATCTGCAGTGTATGGAAATGTAGATTTCCATATTCATAACCAGTGGCAGAACAGAACAGCTACACTGAGTGCGACGTATAGTTTTGGGAATAGTAAGATTAAGGGGGCGCGGGATAGGCAAACGGCAACAAGTGCGGAGGCGAAAAGATCCGGAGGATGA
- a CDS encoding aspartate kinase, which produces MKVFKFGGASLESIERIQQVAAIVQSFPDQQILIVISAMGKTTNELEKVAENFYLRKREIAAQLLFNIEKSHTEVAEKLLGSRTHPVFDQLQTFFTEAEWTLGEKPGRPYDYYYDQLVSIGELLSTAIVSAYFNLAGVPNIWMDVRDVFRTDDTFREANIDWEVTGRQIEQKVLPLFKKTNIVVTQGFIGSTDENESVTLGREGSDYSAAVFANLLNAESETIWKDVEGLKNADPKLFPNTINIPEISFSEVIEMAYYGAQVIHPKTIKPLHNKQIPLYVKSFLNKDLPGTVIREDVDVKQLPPIIVVKKNQVLLTITSRDFGFVTEDRISDIYELFHKLKIKINLMQNAAISFSCCIDNSPEKIETLIKALHDKYKIGYNEGLELLTVRYNKDGVMADLINNRTVLLEQRSPVTIQALLK; this is translated from the coding sequence ATGAAGGTTTTCAAATTTGGCGGTGCAAGTTTAGAAAGTATTGAACGAATCCAACAGGTAGCTGCGATTGTTCAGTCATTTCCTGATCAACAGATCCTGATCGTTATTTCTGCCATGGGCAAGACGACGAACGAACTGGAAAAGGTAGCCGAAAACTTTTATCTCCGTAAGCGTGAAATTGCGGCACAGTTGCTTTTCAATATTGAAAAGTCGCACACTGAAGTGGCAGAAAAGCTGCTGGGAAGCAGGACCCACCCTGTTTTTGATCAGCTGCAAACGTTCTTTACTGAAGCAGAATGGACCCTGGGTGAGAAACCCGGCCGTCCTTACGACTATTACTACGACCAGCTGGTAAGTATCGGGGAACTGCTTAGTACTGCCATCGTCAGCGCTTACTTCAACCTGGCAGGTGTACCGAATATCTGGATGGATGTACGCGATGTGTTTAGAACTGACGATACTTTCCGCGAGGCGAATATCGACTGGGAAGTGACTGGTCGTCAAATAGAGCAAAAAGTACTACCCCTCTTCAAAAAAACCAATATTGTCGTAACACAGGGCTTCATTGGCAGTACCGATGAAAATGAAAGTGTGACCCTGGGCCGGGAAGGATCTGACTACTCAGCGGCGGTGTTTGCAAACCTGCTAAATGCGGAAAGCGAAACCATCTGGAAAGATGTGGAAGGACTGAAGAATGCAGATCCGAAATTATTCCCGAATACGATCAATATACCAGAGATCAGTTTTAGTGAGGTGATTGAAATGGCGTATTATGGTGCGCAGGTAATTCACCCGAAAACGATCAAGCCTTTGCATAACAAGCAGATCCCATTGTATGTGAAGAGCTTTTTAAATAAGGACCTGCCTGGTACCGTGATCAGGGAAGATGTTGATGTGAAGCAGCTCCCTCCTATTATCGTGGTGAAGAAGAATCAGGTGTTACTGACCATCACTTCCAGGGATTTTGGATTTGTAACAGAAGACAGGATCAGTGATATTTATGAACTGTTTCATAAACTAAAGATCAAGATCAACCTGATGCAGAATGCGGCGATCAGTTTTAGTTGTTGTATTGATAACAGCCCTGAAAAGATTGAGACATTGATCAAGGCTCTCCACGATAAATATAAGATTGGATATAATGAGGGGCTGGAATTGCTGACGGTAAGGTATAATAAAGATGGCGTGATGGCTGACCTGATTAATAACAGGACAGTGTTGCTGGAGCAGCGGTCTCCGGTTACGATCCAGGCATTACTGAAATGA
- the fbp gene encoding class 1 fructose-bisphosphatase, which produces MSINRKVMTLDEFTIQELRNYPGATGQLSGLLRDIGLAAKRVNVEVNKAGIADILGEAGKTNVQGEDVKKLDEFANDQFINVLKHSIYCAGVASEENEDFIPFTDEYSKASKYVVLIDPLDGSGNIDVNVSIGTIFSVYRRLTPVGTVCELEDFLQPGYVQIAAGYIIYGSSTMLVYATRRSVQGFTLDPSIGEFCLSHPNLKCPPESDIFSVNIGYYHLYENGVRKAIDYWLAKDEHGKIYRHRFVGCMVAEVHRTLIQGGIFMYPAFGKYKGGRLRLCYECNPMSFIMEKAGGVAMATGRQRLLELKPAKLHQRVPVFLGSKNMMDIWQRIVNS; this is translated from the coding sequence ATGAGTATCAATAGAAAAGTAATGACTCTGGACGAGTTTACAATCCAGGAATTGAGGAATTACCCCGGCGCTACAGGACAATTATCAGGTCTACTACGGGATATCGGATTGGCTGCAAAGCGAGTAAATGTGGAAGTGAATAAGGCTGGAATAGCCGATATCCTGGGCGAGGCCGGTAAGACCAACGTACAGGGAGAAGACGTAAAAAAGCTGGACGAGTTCGCCAACGACCAGTTTATCAACGTTTTAAAGCATAGTATTTACTGTGCCGGGGTGGCGTCCGAAGAGAATGAAGACTTCATTCCCTTTACGGATGAATACTCCAAAGCTTCCAAGTACGTGGTATTGATCGACCCCCTGGATGGTTCCGGCAATATCGACGTTAATGTATCCATCGGTACTATTTTTTCTGTATATCGCCGTCTGACCCCTGTGGGTACCGTTTGCGAGCTGGAAGACTTCTTACAGCCCGGTTATGTACAGATTGCTGCAGGGTACATTATTTATGGTTCCTCTACCATGCTGGTGTATGCCACCCGCAGAAGCGTACAGGGCTTTACCCTCGATCCAAGTATAGGGGAGTTCTGCCTGTCACATCCAAACCTGAAATGTCCGCCTGAAAGTGACATTTTTTCTGTTAACATCGGTTACTACCATCTCTATGAGAACGGTGTCCGCAAGGCAATCGACTATTGGCTGGCCAAGGATGAGCATGGCAAGATCTACCGTCATCGTTTCGTAGGCTGTATGGTGGCAGAGGTACACAGAACCCTGATCCAGGGTGGTATCTTCATGTATCCGGCCTTCGGAAAATATAAAGGCGGTCGTTTACGTTTATGTTATGAGTGCAACCCGATGTCCTTCATTATGGAAAAGGCAGGCGGGGTGGCAATGGCTACCGGCAGACAAAGACTGCTGGAACTGAAACCAGCTAAACTGCACCAGCGGGTACCAGTGTTCCTGGGCTCTAAAAATATGATGGATATTTGGCAGAGAATAGTGAATAGTTAA